CACAAAAAATACTGTATAACCAACTTCTTGCTGAATATATCCACTCACTGCTCCTGGTAACATCATTCCTAGAGCCATAATTCCCGTTGAAATTGCATAGTGAGAAGTTTTGTATTTACCTTGAGCAATTTGCATTAAATAAACCATGAAAGCTGTTAAACCTAATCCAGAGCCGAATTGTTCTAAAGCAACTAAAAGATAAACAAATTGTAACGGTGGTTCGCCTAAGGACATATAAACATAAAATAAATTAGGTAAATGCAGAGCTAATGCTAAGGGAAAAATCATCTTTTTCAAGCTATACTTAGCGATGACTATACCCCCCAAAATGCTGCCTATTATTAAAGCAATAATCCCAAAAGTTCCATATACTAAACCTACCGTTTCTGTACTTAGCCCCAATCCCCCTTGTTCAGCTTTATCTAAGAGAAATGGCGAAGTTAATTTCACTAACATTGCTTCTCCAAATCTGTAGAATAAGATAAAAGCTAAAATAGCTACAATTTTCGGTTGCCGAAAGTAAGAGATAAAAATTTCCCAAAATGGTGGGGTTTTCTTAACTTTTTGAGAAATGAGGGAATGTTCAGTTATCTCGACAGGAGGATCGGGCAAAATCAATTGATGATAGATAAAAATTATACCAAAAATTAACCCAGATAAGCCCAAGCAAAATGTCCAACTTGATGAAACATTATCCCATTTTTTTTGCAAATTACCTGCTAAAAAGACTAATAGTCCTGATCCGAAAATAACTGCAAGCCGATAAAAAATTGTACGAATACCCGCAAAAAATTCCTGTTGTTTTAAAGTCAAAGCTAATAAATAAATGCCATCAGCGGCTATATCATGAGTAGCAGAAATAAAAGCTCCGATCGTAAAAATAATCAAAGAAATTAAAAAGAAATTAGATAACTGGAGAGAAAGGGCTGCTAAAATTAAGCAAAACATCATGGCTAACTGAGAATAAATAATCCAATTTCTTTTAGTTGAGTAAACCTCCACTAAGGGACTCCACAACATTTTTAGGACCCAAGGAAGATACAACAGACTCGTCCAAAAGGCTATTCGAGCATTATTTATCCCCAGATTTTTATAAATGATTACAGAAACAACGTTGATCAGAATATAAGGTACTCCTTCCGCAAAATAAAGACTTGGAATAAAATACCAGGGGTGACGAATAGACATGAAACGACCTAATTTGGAATATTCTCAATCATTTTACCTTCTGACAACCTTTGTACCGTGGTCCTCAAGACAAAAACCTATGATATAGTTGAAACAGCAAGCCTCAGGAGTGTAAAGCTATGGAAGAATGCGTAAGAGTTGGTCAACTAGCGCCCAACTTTCGAGCTACGGCAGTAATCAATCAGGAATTCAAAGATATTAAATTGTCTGATTATCTGGGGAGTTACGTGATCCTCTTGTTTTATCCTCTAGATTTTACTTTTGTATGTCCTACAGAAATTATTGCTTTTAGCGATCGCTACACCGAATTTTCTCAACTAGATACAGAAATACTCGGGATATCAGTAGATAGTGAATTTTCTCACTTGGCTTGGATTCAAACACCCCGCAAACAAGGAGGTATCGGCGACATTGCTTATCCTTTGGTTTCTGATATCAAAAAAGAAATCAGCAATAGTTACAATATTCTCGATCCAGAAGCAGGAGTAGCTCTACGAGGCTTATTCATTATCGATAAAAATAGAATGATTCAGCACGCAACCATCAATAATCTTTCTTTTGGTCGCAGCGTCGATGAAACTCTTCGTACTCTTAAAGCAATTCAATATGTGCAGAGTTCTCCTAATGAGGTTTGTCCCGTAGATTGGCAACAGGGACAACAAACGATGATCGCTGATCCACAAAAAGCTAAAGTCTATTTCTCGCGCATTTAGCTACGCGCTTTCAAAGTGTTAATCTAGTTAATAAGATAGATCTACATTTCTCACTAGAGGGATAGCAAATGATTGTAGTTATGAGAGTTGGTTCCCCAGAGACTGAAATTGAGCGCGTTGGTCAAGAATTCACCGATTGGGGATTAACACCTGAAAAAATCGTAGGTAAGCACAAAGTGGTAATTGGCTTGGTAGGAGAAACATCGGGCTTAGATCCACTACGCATACAAGAAGTTAGTCCTTGGATCGAAACAGTATTAAGAGTAGAACGCCCCTTTAAACGCGCTAGTTTAGAATTCCGTCATGGAGAATACTCTGAAGTTCTCGTTTCTACTCCCTTAGGGCAGATTCCCATTGGTAAACATCATCCTGTAAAAATAGTAGCAGGCCCTTGTTCGGTGGAAAACGAAGAAATGATCGTAGCAACCGCCAAACGAGTTAAAGCCGCAGGTGCTCACTTTCTGCGCGGAGGAGCTTACAAACCCCGTACTTCCCCCTACGCTTTCCAGGGACACGGTGAAAGCGCCCTGGGCTTGCTAGCGACAGCTAGAGAAGCGAGTGGACTGGGAATCATTACCGAAGTTATGGACACCGCAGATTTAGATAAAATTGCCGAAGTCGCTGACGTGATTCAAGTGGGAGCCAGAAATATGCAAAATTTCTCTCTGTTGAAAAAAGTCGGTGCTCAAGATAAACCCGTACTTCTTAAAAGGGGTATGTCGGCTACTATTGATGAATGGTTAATGGCGGCAGAATATATCTTGGCTGCGGGTAATCCCAACGTAATTCTCTGTGAACGAGGTATTCGTACCTTTGATCGCGATTACGCTCGCAATACTCTAGATTTATCGGTAATTCCCGTACTCAGAACTCTGACTCACCTGCCGATTATGATTGACCCCAGTCATGGTACAGGAAGAGCGGAATACGTGCCCACCATGGCGATGGCAGCGTTAGCAGCAGGGACTGACTCTCTAATGATCGAAGTTCACCCTAATCCAGCTAAAGCCCTCTCCGATGGTCCTCAATCCTTGACTCCGGACCGATTCGATGAGTTAATAACTGAGTTAGCTGTAATCGGTAAGGCGGTAGACCGTTGGCAAGAACCCTCCGCTGTAGTTTGTTAGTAAATATTAAGACCACTGGGTTGATCAGGGGCGGCAATCAAGCGATCGCAGCCAGATTGAGGTCTAGCCCAGAGGTACTGACTCTCTTCGGGATTACCCCAACATAAGCCTAAATAGAGCTCGTTACACCCAGAATCAACTTCCGCCCACTCGGCTTTATTGATGAGTTCGGTCATGCTTTCTAGAGTGATTTCTGGGTTAACTTCACTAGTACTAGAGCGATCGGCAACCTTAAAATAATTCATATTCCTAGTAAGTTGGTACCAAAAATCGATAATTGAGGCTTTAGCGTTGACTAAAATCTCTTTATCTCCAGGTACAAGAATCAGTTGATTGTGCAATTCTGGGACAGGTATAGATTCTTCTCTAAAACGACAGATACGCCAAACTATTCCAGAAACTTGGTTTTCTCTTTGATATTGGTGGATTTGTGAGCGAAAATCTTGATAAGCAAAGACTTTACTAGCTTTTTCTAAATTTATTGCCTTAGAAATTACGGGATTATCAATTCTAGCCGCGGGTGACATTAACACTCTTTTACCTTGCCAAGTAGCTCGCAATTCGCACTCTAAAATACTTATTAGTTCCTGAGTACTGTAAACCATTTTGCATATTATTTATAGTTAAGAAACTAATTTTAATCTAGAATTAGTCTTAATGGTAGGGCGATCGCTTTTAAACTTAATTAAGATGGTTAAGTAGTGCTAATCAATGGCTAGGGCTATAGCCTCAGCTTCTCCTGCATCCATTTGGGTTTTTAAGGTCGCCACAACCGAAATATTTTGAACTTGTTTTACTTTTAATCAACTTACGGGCGTTCGTATTTCTCTTATCACCACGGGCGGAGCATACACCGTCGAGAATACCCTCGGCAATAAGTCCAATTGCCCAATGCGTTCTAGTCTAATTAAACAAGTGCTATTGGTAACTGCTTCTGTGGTCAAAAGTTCATCTCCTCTTCTAATTCACTAGGGGGATAGTCAATGACAGAAACATTTAATTTACCAAGCAATTCTCTAAAAGTAGGTTTAGAATAACCTGCTAGTTCAGCAGCTTGCCCCACCGTTAATTTTCCTGTTTCAAACAGTTTAACCATCAACAGTAGTCGCGCTTCTTCAACGCTAATATTAAGAGGAAGTTGTACTTCTTAAGTAAAGAGCGAGCAGTTGCGATCGCTCATTAATCATAGCTTATGCTTAGTTCTCTAGTTACACTATTAACAATCCTTCCCACATAAATGCTATAATTTTCATGGCAGAGTTCTGGATTGACTCAGAAGGTAGAAATCATGGACACGCTGACTCTGAAAATACTTTACATGATTGGTTTAGTATCTTGTTTTGTTATTCGTTTTCCTCATCAAAAAGAGACCAAAACAAATCAAAT
The nucleotide sequence above comes from Gloeocapsa sp. PCC 73106. Encoded proteins:
- a CDS encoding AmpG family muropeptide MFS transporter, with the translated sequence MSIRHPWYFIPSLYFAEGVPYILINVVSVIIYKNLGINNARIAFWTSLLYLPWVLKMLWSPLVEVYSTKRNWIIYSQLAMMFCLILAALSLQLSNFFLISLIIFTIGAFISATHDIAADGIYLLALTLKQQEFFAGIRTIFYRLAVIFGSGLLVFLAGNLQKKWDNVSSSWTFCLGLSGLIFGIIFIYHQLILPDPPVEITEHSLISQKVKKTPPFWEIFISYFRQPKIVAILAFILFYRFGEAMLVKLTSPFLLDKAEQGGLGLSTETVGLVYGTFGIIALIIGSILGGIVIAKYSLKKMIFPLALALHLPNLFYVYMSLGEPPLQFVYLLVALEQFGSGLGLTAFMVYLMQIAQGKYKTSHYAISTGIMALGMMLPGAVSGYIQQEVGYTVFFVIVCLFAILGIATVFFVPIEKRKS
- a CDS encoding peroxiredoxin, whose translation is MEECVRVGQLAPNFRATAVINQEFKDIKLSDYLGSYVILLFYPLDFTFVCPTEIIAFSDRYTEFSQLDTEILGISVDSEFSHLAWIQTPRKQGGIGDIAYPLVSDIKKEISNSYNILDPEAGVALRGLFIIDKNRMIQHATINNLSFGRSVDETLRTLKAIQYVQSSPNEVCPVDWQQGQQTMIADPQKAKVYFSRI
- the aroF gene encoding 3-deoxy-7-phosphoheptulonate synthase, which encodes MIVVMRVGSPETEIERVGQEFTDWGLTPEKIVGKHKVVIGLVGETSGLDPLRIQEVSPWIETVLRVERPFKRASLEFRHGEYSEVLVSTPLGQIPIGKHHPVKIVAGPCSVENEEMIVATAKRVKAAGAHFLRGGAYKPRTSPYAFQGHGESALGLLATAREASGLGIITEVMDTADLDKIAEVADVIQVGARNMQNFSLLKKVGAQDKPVLLKRGMSATIDEWLMAAEYILAAGNPNVILCERGIRTFDRDYARNTLDLSVIPVLRTLTHLPIMIDPSHGTGRAEYVPTMAMAALAAGTDSLMIEVHPNPAKALSDGPQSLTPDRFDELITELAVIGKAVDRWQEPSAVVC
- a CDS encoding UPF0175 family protein, whose translation is MSVEEARLLLMVKLFETGKLTVGQAAELAGYSKPTFRELLGKLNVSVIDYPPSELEEEMNF